A window from Cryptomeria japonica chromosome 1, Sugi_1.0, whole genome shotgun sequence encodes these proteins:
- the LOC131056914 gene encoding UDP-glycosyltransferase 73C3-like, with protein sequence MAGITADELVQWLDSQSAGSVLYISFGSVVKLSKEQTKALARALEGSQQPFVFAIKINISYQQSSGSAKYFPAGFLDRIKDRGVVIWGWALQFLILLHPSVGAFMSHCGWNSTLESLSLGVRIVGWPMFGD encoded by the exons ATGGCAGGCATCACGGCAGACGAGCTTGTGCAGTGGTTGGACTCTCAGAGCGCTGGATCCGTTTTGTACATTTCATTTGGGAGCGTGGTCAAGCTTTCAAAAGAACAAACAAAGGCCTTAGCGAGAGCGCTGGAAGGCAGCCAGCAGCCCTTCGTTTTTGCTATCAAA atCAACATCAGTTATCAACAAAGTTCAGGAAGTGCAAAGTATTTTCCAGCAGGTTTTCTGGACAGAATAAAGGATCGAGGGGTGGTCATATGGGGGTGGGCACTGCAGTTCTTGATTCTTTTGCATCCTTCCGTAGGTGCTTTCATGAGCCACTGTGGGTGGAACTCTACGCTTGAGAGCTTAAGCCTTGGAGTTCGCATAGTCGGATGGCCTATGTTTGGGGATTAG
- the LOC131056913 gene encoding scopoletin glucosyltransferase translates to MNGLQKPHVVVVPFAGLGHFIPFLDLARLLASNGLAVSYVTTPGNVSFLEGYLVQSINDGVDIRLVSLPTPDVEGLQGRERNDLVPLESRGLIFQMAEKLQHPFSTWMEEQFHRQTATPPVCIVYDIFMGWAIDTAQKFNVASVLFNTCGAFAISLMQSISSSIFQNTLEKDGEDSLVVSFNLLRPLRLSKHEVCPVFVNPDLSNSIQLFVYQCFQKIGKGSGILINTFYELEPFYVQHLKNLTARSVWAIGPVHSQNLFGGVGNINTQGKMVGVNEQELVCWLDSKSPRSVVYVSFGSQTALSEEQTHALARGLEASKQPFVWAIKMYPKKEPLSSDSKIDLNSTNLPEGFLERTKERGLIIRGWAPQLVILSHLSVGAFISHCGWNSAIESISLGVPILSWPMFGDQHLNSKLFAELGVGIQFCEHTDGIPNEERVNEAVTMVLIGDKRQEMRERVEKLKEMATDAIKEQGTSAADLTAFVSDMYKLNSRPKKHKREAEPSFMNPSSE, encoded by the coding sequence ATGAATGGGTTGCAGAAGCCTCACGTTGTGGTGGTGCCATTCGCAGGGCTGGGTCATTTTATTCCTTTTCTCGACCTGGCAAGGCTCCTCGCTTCTAATGGCCTTGCGGTAAGTTATGTGACAACGCCTGGTAATGTCTCCTTCCTGGAGGGCTACCTTGTTCAATCCATCAACGATGGTGTCGACATTCGCCTGGTTAGCCTTCCTACGCCCGACGTGGAAGGCTTACAAGGACGAGAGAGGAACGACCTTGTTCCGTTGGAGTCGAGAGGTCTTATCTTCCAAATGGCGGAAAAACTTCAACATCCTTTCAGCACTTGGATGGAGGAGCAATTCCACCGACAAACAGCAACGCCTCCCGTGTGTATTGTCTACGATATATTTATGGGTTGGGCTATCGACACGGCCCAAAAGTTTAACGTTGCCAGTGTTCTGTTCAATACCTGTGGCGCCTTCGCAATAAGTCTGATGCAGTCCATTTCCAGTTCGATATTTCAAAACACGTTAGAGAAAGACGGGGAGGACAGTCTTGTGGTGAGCTTCAATCTGCTTCGTCCCCTTAGATTGTCTAAACATGAGGTATGCCCAGTTTTCGTCAATCCAGACCTTTCAAACTCCATTCAGCTTTTTGTTTATCAGTGTTTCCAGAAGATTGGCAAAGGATCGGGAATACTGATCAATACGTTCTACGAGCTCGAGCCTTTCTATGTCCAGCACTTGAAAAATTTAACCGCTAGATCAGTTTGGGCCATAGGCCCTGTGCATTCACAAAATTTATTTGGAGGAGTAGGTAACATTAACACCCAAGGGAAAATGGTGGGCGTCAATGAACAAGAGCTGGTTTGTTGGCTGGATTCGAAAAGCCCTCGTTCCGTTGTGTACGTCTCGTTTGGAAGTCAGACTGCTTTATCAGAAGAGCAAACACATGCCTTGGCCAGAGGTCTTGAAGCCAGCAAACAACCATTTGTATGGGCTATCAAGATGTACCCAAAGAAGGAACCGCTTTCGTCAGACTCAAAGATCGATCTCAATAGCACAAATCTACCAGAGGGCTTTCTGGAGCGAACAAAAGAGAGAGGACTAATCATACGTGGCTGGGCGCCCCAGCTTGTAATTCTTTCCCATCTTTCGGTGGGTGCCTTCATAAGCCACTGCGGATGGAACTCTGCAATCGAAAGTATTTCTCTCGGTGTTCCAATACTTTCATGGCCCATGTTTGGAGATCAACACTTAAATTCAAAGCTTTTTGCAGAATTAGGCGTAGGAATACAGTTCTGCGAACACACAGATGGGATTCCAAACGAGGAAAGAGTAAATGAGGCTGTCACAATGGTTCTAATTGGAGACAAACGGCAAGAGATGAGAGAGCGCGTAGAGAAATTGAAGGAGATGGCTACAGATGCTATCAAAGAGCAAGGAACTTCAGCTGCAGATTTGACAGCTTTTGTAAGTGACATGTATAAGTTAAATTCCAGACCGAAAAAACACAAGAGAGAGGCAGAACCGAGTTTCATGAACCCAAGTAGTGAATAA